The Streptomyces sp. NBC_01197 genome window below encodes:
- the glyA gene encoding serine hydroxymethyltransferase, with the protein MPVTTTAAHPAGFEVLRGQDPEMADVLLGEDERQATSLQLIAAENFTSPAVLAALGSSLANKYAEGYPGARYHGGCELADLAERIACERATALFGAAHANVQPHSGSSAVLAAYAALLRPGDTVLAMGLPHGGHLTHGSPANFSGRWFDFVGYGVDAESGLIDYDQVRTLARQHRPRAIVCGSISYPRHPDYAAFREIADEAGAYLIADAAHPMGLIAGGAAPSPVPYADVVCATTHKVLRGPRGGLILCGAELADRIDRAVFPFTQGGAQMHTIAAKAVAFGEAAAPAFAAYAHQVVDNARVLAAGLAAEGLAITTGGTDTHLITADPGPLGTGGVAARARLAAAGMVLDTCALPCGDERGIRLGTAAVTTQGMTAPEMAEIAGLFSAALREERGAREEVRELARRFPSNSG; encoded by the coding sequence ATGCCGGTCACGACCACCGCCGCCCACCCCGCCGGCTTCGAGGTGCTGCGCGGGCAGGACCCCGAGATGGCCGATGTGCTCCTCGGCGAGGACGAGCGGCAGGCCACCTCGCTCCAGCTGATCGCCGCCGAGAACTTCACCTCACCCGCCGTGCTGGCCGCTCTCGGCTCATCGCTCGCCAACAAGTACGCCGAGGGCTACCCCGGCGCCCGCTACCACGGCGGCTGTGAGCTGGCCGATCTCGCCGAGCGGATCGCCTGTGAGCGGGCCACAGCGCTCTTCGGAGCCGCGCACGCGAACGTCCAGCCGCACTCGGGCTCCTCGGCCGTCCTGGCGGCGTACGCGGCCCTCCTGCGCCCCGGTGACACCGTGCTGGCCATGGGCCTCCCGCACGGCGGTCATCTCACCCACGGGTCGCCCGCCAACTTCTCCGGCCGCTGGTTCGACTTCGTCGGGTACGGCGTGGACGCGGAGAGCGGGCTCATCGACTACGACCAGGTACGGACGCTGGCGCGGCAGCACCGGCCCCGGGCGATCGTCTGCGGCTCCATCTCGTACCCCCGCCACCCCGACTACGCGGCCTTCCGGGAGATCGCCGACGAGGCGGGCGCCTATCTCATCGCGGACGCCGCCCATCCGATGGGCCTGATCGCCGGGGGAGCGGCGCCCAGCCCCGTGCCGTACGCCGATGTGGTCTGCGCCACTACCCACAAGGTGCTGCGCGGTCCACGCGGCGGTCTCATCCTCTGCGGGGCGGAGCTGGCCGACCGGATCGACCGGGCCGTCTTCCCCTTCACCCAGGGCGGCGCCCAGATGCACACGATCGCGGCCAAGGCGGTCGCCTTCGGCGAGGCCGCGGCCCCGGCGTTCGCGGCGTACGCGCACCAGGTGGTGGACAACGCCCGGGTGCTCGCCGCCGGGCTGGCCGCCGAGGGACTGGCGATCACCACCGGGGGGACCGACACCCATCTGATCACCGCGGACCCGGGTCCGCTGGGCACCGGCGGCGTCGCCGCCAGGGCCCGGCTGGCGGCGGCCGGGATGGTCCTGGACACCTGCGCACTGCCCTGCGGCGACGAGCGGGGCATCCGCCTGGGCACCGCCGCCGTCACCACCCAGGGCATGACCGCGCCGGAGATGGCGGAGATCGCCGGGCTCTTCTCGGCCGCGCTGCGTGAAGAGCGGGGGGCCCGTGAAGAAGTCCGCGAACTCGCCAGGAGATTTCCGTCGAATTCGGGCTAG
- a CDS encoding arsenate reductase/protein-tyrosine-phosphatase family protein — protein sequence MTAPEGRGIGASASGGTFRILHVSTGNVCRSPITERLTRHALSDRLGTGLADGLIVESAGTWGHEGAPMEANAATVLADYGADAGGFLGRELLDDHVIRADLVLTATRDHRAQVISMGHSAGLRTFTLKEFTRLVRAIDPATLPDPLDEGVVERARALVRAAAALRGWLLAPTVEADEVNDPYGAPITFFRSIGDEINQALDPVVTALTGVAAPH from the coding sequence TTGACAGCCCCTGAGGGGCGTGGCATAGGCGCGTCCGCCTCCGGCGGCACGTTCAGGATCCTCCACGTCAGCACCGGCAACGTCTGCCGCTCGCCGATCACCGAGCGGCTGACCCGCCATGCCCTGTCGGACCGCCTGGGCACCGGGCTCGCCGACGGCCTGATCGTGGAGTCCGCCGGCACCTGGGGCCACGAGGGCGCCCCGATGGAGGCCAACGCGGCGACCGTGCTCGCGGACTACGGCGCGGATGCCGGGGGCTTCCTCGGCCGCGAACTGCTGGACGACCATGTGATCCGCGCCGATCTGGTCCTCACCGCGACCCGCGACCACCGGGCACAGGTCATCTCGATGGGGCACTCGGCCGGGCTGCGGACCTTCACGCTGAAGGAGTTCACCCGGCTGGTGCGGGCCATAGACCCGGCGACGCTGCCGGACCCGCTCGACGAGGGCGTGGTGGAGCGGGCGCGGGCACTGGTCCGGGCCGCTGCCGCGCTCCGCGGGTGGCTGCTGGCGCCGACCGTCGAGGCGGACGAGGTGAACGACCCCTACGGGGCGCCGATCACGTTCTTCCGGTCGATCGGTGACGAGATCAACCAGGCGCTGGATCCGGTGGTCACGGCGCTCACGGGGGTCGCGGCGCCGCACTGA
- a CDS encoding L-threonylcarbamoyladenylate synthase, with amino-acid sequence MARRYDTNDATDRTTGLREAASAVRRGELVVLPTDTVYGIGADAFSSEGVADLLDAKGRGRNMPSPVLIGSPNTLHGLVTDFSEQAWELVDAFWPGALTLVAKHQPSLQWDLGDTRGTVAVRMPLHPVAIELLTEVGPMAVSSANLTGHPAPEDCDAAQEMLGDSVSVYLDGGPTPGNVPSSIVDVTGKVPVLLRAGALSAEELRKVVPDLEVAN; translated from the coding sequence ATGGCACGGCGATACGACACCAACGACGCGACCGACCGCACCACCGGTCTGCGTGAAGCCGCGTCCGCCGTCCGCCGGGGCGAGCTCGTCGTACTTCCGACGGACACCGTGTACGGCATCGGCGCGGACGCCTTCAGCTCCGAGGGCGTCGCCGATCTGCTGGACGCCAAGGGGCGTGGCCGCAATATGCCCAGCCCTGTCCTCATCGGCTCCCCGAACACCCTGCACGGCCTGGTCACGGACTTCTCCGAGCAGGCCTGGGAGCTGGTCGACGCCTTCTGGCCGGGCGCGCTGACGCTCGTCGCCAAGCACCAGCCGTCGCTGCAGTGGGACCTCGGGGACACCCGCGGGACCGTCGCCGTACGGATGCCGCTGCACCCGGTCGCCATCGAACTGCTCACGGAGGTCGGCCCGATGGCCGTGTCCAGTGCCAACCTGACCGGCCACCCGGCGCCGGAGGACTGCGACGCGGCCCAGGAGATGCTCGGCGACTCCGTCTCCGTCTACCTGGACGGCGGTCCCACCCCCGGCAACGTCCCGTCGTCCATCGTCGACGTCACCGGCAAGGTCCCCGTCCTGCTCCGTGCGGGCGCGCTCTCCGCCGAGGAACTGCGCAAGGTGGTACCTGACCTTGAGGTGGCCAATTGA
- the prmC gene encoding peptide chain release factor N(5)-glutamine methyltransferase, which translates to MNLLLAEVAQATQRLADAGVPSPRFDAEELAAFVHGVKRGELHNVKDADFDARYWETIARREAREPLQHITGRAFFRYLELQVGPGVFVPRPETESVVGWAIDAVRAMDVVEPLIVDLCTGSGAIALAMAQEVPRSRVHAVELSDDALRWTRKNAEGSRVTVHQGDALSALPELDGQVDLVISNPPYIPLTEWEYVAPEARDHDPEMALFSGEDGLDTIRGIERTAHRLLVPGGVVVIEHADTQGGQVPWIFTEERGWADAADHPDLNNRPRFATARKALP; encoded by the coding sequence ATGAACCTGCTGCTTGCCGAGGTGGCCCAGGCCACCCAGCGGCTGGCCGACGCCGGCGTGCCCTCCCCGCGCTTCGACGCGGAGGAGCTCGCCGCCTTTGTGCACGGTGTCAAGCGGGGCGAGCTCCACAACGTCAAGGACGCGGACTTCGACGCCCGCTACTGGGAGACCATCGCCCGCCGTGAGGCCCGCGAACCGCTCCAGCACATCACAGGCCGCGCCTTCTTCCGCTATCTGGAACTCCAGGTCGGGCCCGGGGTGTTCGTGCCCCGCCCGGAGACCGAGTCGGTCGTCGGCTGGGCCATAGACGCCGTACGCGCGATGGACGTCGTCGAGCCGCTGATCGTCGACCTCTGCACGGGCTCCGGCGCCATCGCGCTGGCCATGGCCCAGGAGGTGCCGCGCTCGCGCGTGCACGCCGTGGAGCTGTCCGACGACGCGCTGCGCTGGACCCGCAAGAACGCCGAGGGGTCCAGGGTCACCGTCCACCAGGGCGACGCGCTGAGCGCCCTGCCCGAACTCGACGGCCAGGTCGACCTGGTCATCTCCAACCCGCCGTACATCCCGCTCACCGAGTGGGAGTACGTCGCACCCGAGGCCCGTGACCACGACCCGGAGATGGCCCTCTTCTCCGGCGAGGACGGCCTCGACACGATTCGCGGTATCGAGCGCACCGCCCACCGTCTCCTCGTGCCCGGCGGCGTAGTCGTCATCGAGCACGCCGACACCCAGGGCGGCCAGGTCCCGTGGATCTTCACCGAGGAACGGGGCTGGGCCGACGCGGCCGACCACCCCGACCTGAACAACCGGCCCCGGTTCGCCACGGCCCGCAAGGCTCTGCCGTGA
- the prfA gene encoding peptide chain release factor 1, with protein sequence MFEAVEELIGEHAGLEEQLADPSVHADQANARRLNKRYAELTPIVSTYRSWKQTGEDIETARELSYDDPEFAAEVKVLDKQLEALTEKLRLLLVPRDPSDDKDVLLEVKAGAGGDESALFAGDLLRMYLRYAERVGWKTEIIDATESELGGYKDVQVAVKTKGGNGATEPGQGVWARLKYEGGVHRVQRVPSTESQGRIHTSAAGVLVTPEAEEVDVEIHSNDLRIDVYRSSGPGGQSVNTTDSAVRITHLPTGVVASCQNEKSQLQNKEQAMRILRSRLLAAAQEAAEQEASDVRRSQVRTVDRSEKIRTYNFPENRISDHRVGFKAYNLDQVLDGDLDAVIQACVDADSAAKLAAAQ encoded by the coding sequence ATGTTCGAGGCGGTCGAGGAACTGATCGGCGAGCACGCCGGTCTTGAGGAACAGCTCGCCGACCCGTCGGTCCACGCCGACCAGGCCAACGCGCGCAGGCTCAACAAGCGCTACGCCGAGCTGACCCCGATCGTCTCCACGTACCGTTCCTGGAAGCAGACCGGGGAGGACATCGAGACGGCGCGTGAACTCTCCTACGACGACCCGGAGTTCGCGGCCGAGGTCAAGGTGCTCGACAAGCAGCTCGAAGCGCTGACGGAGAAGCTCCGGCTGCTCCTGGTGCCGCGCGACCCCAGCGACGACAAGGACGTGCTCCTCGAGGTCAAGGCGGGCGCGGGCGGTGACGAGTCCGCGCTGTTCGCGGGCGACCTGCTGCGGATGTATCTGCGTTACGCGGAACGCGTCGGCTGGAAGACCGAGATCATCGACGCCACCGAGTCCGAGCTGGGCGGCTACAAGGACGTCCAGGTCGCGGTGAAGACCAAGGGCGGCAACGGCGCGACCGAACCCGGCCAGGGCGTCTGGGCGCGGCTGAAGTACGAGGGCGGTGTGCACCGGGTGCAGCGCGTGCCCTCCACCGAGTCGCAGGGCCGCATCCACACCTCGGCCGCCGGTGTGCTCGTCACGCCCGAGGCCGAGGAGGTCGACGTCGAGATCCACTCCAACGACCTCCGGATCGACGTCTACCGTTCGTCGGGCCCCGGCGGGCAGTCGGTCAACACCACCGACTCCGCGGTCCGCATCACCCACCTCCCGACCGGTGTCGTCGCCTCCTGCCAGAACGAGAAGAGCCAGCTCCAGAACAAGGAGCAGGCCATGCGCATCCTGCGCTCCCGGCTGCTCGCCGCCGCTCAGGAGGCCGCCGAGCAGGAAGCGTCCGACGTGCGCCGCAGCCAGGTCCGTACCGTCGACAGGTCCGAGAAGATCCGCACGTACAACTTCCCCGAAAACCGGATCTCCGACCACCGCGTCGGCTTCAAGGCGTACAACTTGGACCAGGTGCTCGACGGCGACCTGGACGCAGTGATCCAGGCGTGTGTGGACGCGGACTCCGCGGCCAAACTCGCCGCCGCCCAGTAG
- the rpmE gene encoding 50S ribosomal protein L31, giving the protein MKRDIHPEYHETQVSCTCGASFTTYSTLAEGTIRAEVCSECHPFYTGKQKILDTGGRVARFEARFGKKAADSAAK; this is encoded by the coding sequence TTGAAGCGCGACATCCACCCCGAGTACCACGAGACCCAGGTCAGCTGCACCTGCGGTGCCTCGTTCACCACTTACAGCACCCTCGCCGAAGGCACCATCCGTGCCGAGGTCTGCTCCGAGTGCCACCCGTTCTACACGGGCAAGCAGAAGATCCTCGACACCGGTGGCCGTGTGGCCCGCTTCGAGGCCCGCTTCGGCAAGAAGGCCGCGGACTCCGCCGCCAAGTAG
- a CDS encoding LCP family protein — translation MADPQKGSRIRGSGKRRKGATPRRKALVITAWVAAGVVVLGGGGLGFLYFKLDGNLKSVDINAQLGADRPHNVDNGSMDILVLGSDSRAGANSKYGKDEGGARSDTAMVVHVYKGHKKASVVSIPRDTLIDRPDCTTAKGADAPGAQHAMFNTAYESGGPACAVKTVEQMSGIRMDHYLEVDFAGFQKLIDDLGGVPVTTSKAINDDKSHLHLAAGSHTLNGQDALGLVRTRHGVGDGSDLGRIQLQQAFIKALIAQVKHVGIFSSPSKLYSLADTATKTVTTDSDINSVKSLASFADGLKGIGAGSTKMVTMPVEYDPADPNRVIPLEAESRQVWAALKQDKPIPASATKGSAGDKGEAGKVVTGS, via the coding sequence ATGGCCGACCCGCAGAAGGGCAGCCGAATACGGGGCAGCGGCAAACGCCGCAAGGGGGCCACGCCGCGCCGGAAGGCGCTGGTGATCACTGCATGGGTGGCGGCCGGAGTGGTCGTGCTCGGCGGCGGCGGCCTCGGCTTCCTCTACTTCAAGCTCGACGGCAACCTCAAGAGCGTCGACATCAACGCCCAGCTCGGCGCCGACCGCCCGCACAACGTCGACAACGGCTCGATGGACATCCTGGTGCTCGGCTCCGACTCCCGGGCCGGCGCCAACTCCAAGTACGGCAAGGACGAGGGCGGCGCCCGCTCGGACACCGCGATGGTCGTCCACGTGTACAAGGGCCACAAGAAGGCCAGCGTGGTCTCGATACCCCGCGACACCCTGATCGACCGCCCCGACTGCACCACCGCCAAGGGCGCGGACGCCCCGGGAGCGCAGCACGCCATGTTCAACACGGCGTACGAGAGCGGCGGCCCGGCCTGCGCGGTGAAGACCGTGGAGCAGATGTCCGGGATCCGGATGGACCACTATCTGGAGGTCGACTTCGCCGGCTTCCAGAAGCTGATCGACGACCTGGGCGGCGTACCCGTCACCACCAGCAAGGCGATCAACGACGACAAGAGCCATCTGCACCTGGCGGCGGGCTCCCACACCCTCAACGGGCAGGACGCGCTCGGTCTCGTACGGACCAGGCACGGCGTCGGGGACGGCAGCGACCTCGGGCGAATACAGCTCCAGCAGGCCTTCATCAAGGCGCTCATCGCCCAGGTCAAGCACGTCGGGATCTTCAGCAGCCCCAGCAAGCTCTACAGCCTCGCGGACACCGCCACCAAGACCGTCACCACCGACTCCGACATCAACTCCGTGAAGAGCCTGGCGTCCTTCGCCGACGGCCTCAAGGGCATCGGCGCGGGCTCCACGAAGATGGTGACGATGCCGGTCGAGTACGACCCGGCGGACCCCAACCGCGTCATCCCGCTGGAGGCCGAGTCCCGGCAGGTGTGGGCCGCGCTGAAGCAGGACAAGCCGATTCCGGCCTCCGCGACCAAGGGCTCCGCCGGTGACAAGGGCGAGGCGGGCAAGGTCGTCACGGGCTCCTGA
- the rho gene encoding transcription termination factor Rho encodes MSDTTDLMGVTADNSVEAASAAGAATGSTARRRRSGTGLDGMVLAELQQVASGLGIKGTARMRKSQLIEVIKEAQAGSSAPKSAKADAGGSDAAETKPKCRATSKSRTGEEPPAAEKSAAQQQIDIPGQPANDDQPAGERRRRRATAQAGSPEPAASASSAAEAKAVGTKAVKTEAETQSVATGVKTEAPADAKDSKEARAETATDTAEGRRGDRQDRGQRGDRRERGDRQERGDRQDRGDRQDRGDRQDRGERGGRDRRDRGGKGDDQQGGGQRGQRQGGQGNGPRADENEDDFDGGRRGRRGRYRDRRGRRGERQEFGDTPQVADDDVLIPVAGILDILDNYAFIRTSGYLPGPNDVYVSLAQVRKNGLRKGDHVTGAVRQPKDGERREKFNALVRLDSANGMAAESGRGRPEFQKLTPLYPQDRLRLETDPGVLTTRIIDLVAPIGKGQRGLIVAPPKTGKTMIMQAIANAITVNNPECHLMVVLVDERPEEVTDMQRSVKGEVISSTFDRPAEDHTTVAELAIERAKRLVELGHDVVVLLDSITRLGRAYNLAAPASGRILSGGVDSTALYPPKRFFGAARNIEDGGSLTILATALVETGSRMDEVIFEEFKGTGNMELKLDRKLADKRIFPAVDVDPSGTRKEEILLNAEELAIVWKLRRVLHALDSQQAIELLLDKMKKTKSNAEFLMQIAKTTPSSGNGND; translated from the coding sequence GTGAGCGACACCACCGATCTGATGGGCGTGACTGCCGACAACTCTGTCGAAGCCGCGTCCGCCGCCGGTGCTGCCACCGGCAGCACCGCACGGCGCCGCCGCTCCGGCACCGGCCTCGACGGCATGGTCCTGGCCGAGCTGCAGCAGGTCGCGTCCGGCCTCGGCATCAAGGGCACTGCGCGGATGCGTAAGAGCCAGTTGATCGAGGTCATCAAGGAGGCGCAGGCCGGTTCGTCCGCGCCGAAGAGCGCCAAGGCCGATGCAGGCGGCTCCGACGCGGCCGAGACCAAGCCGAAGTGCCGTGCCACTTCCAAGTCCCGTACGGGTGAGGAGCCCCCGGCGGCCGAGAAGTCCGCTGCCCAGCAGCAGATCGACATTCCCGGCCAGCCCGCCAACGACGACCAGCCCGCCGGTGAGCGGCGCCGTCGCCGTGCCACCGCGCAGGCCGGCAGCCCCGAGCCCGCGGCTTCCGCGTCGTCCGCCGCCGAGGCCAAGGCCGTCGGAACCAAGGCCGTCAAGACCGAGGCCGAGACGCAGTCCGTGGCCACCGGCGTGAAGACCGAGGCTCCGGCCGACGCCAAGGACTCCAAGGAGGCCAGGGCGGAGACGGCCACCGACACCGCCGAAGGCCGTCGCGGCGACCGCCAGGACCGCGGCCAGCGCGGTGACCGGCGTGAGCGCGGCGACCGCCAGGAGCGTGGCGACCGTCAGGACCGCGGTGACCGTCAGGACCGCGGTGACCGTCAGGACCGTGGCGAGCGCGGTGGCCGTGACCGCCGTGACCGCGGCGGCAAGGGCGACGACCAGCAGGGCGGCGGCCAGCGCGGACAGCGCCAGGGCGGCCAGGGCAACGGTCCCCGCGCCGACGAGAACGAGGACGACTTCGACGGAGGCCGCCGCGGCCGCCGTGGCCGTTACCGCGACCGCCGTGGCCGCCGCGGTGAGCGGCAGGAGTTCGGTGACACTCCGCAGGTCGCCGACGACGACGTCCTGATCCCCGTCGCGGGCATCCTGGACATCCTCGACAACTACGCGTTCATCCGGACCTCCGGCTACCTGCCGGGCCCCAACGACGTGTACGTCTCGCTCGCCCAGGTCCGCAAGAACGGCCTGCGCAAGGGCGATCACGTCACCGGAGCCGTCCGTCAGCCCAAGGACGGCGAGCGCCGCGAGAAGTTCAACGCGCTCGTCCGCCTGGACTCGGCGAACGGCATGGCGGCCGAATCCGGCCGCGGGCGCCCGGAGTTCCAGAAGCTCACCCCGCTGTACCCGCAGGACCGGCTCCGTCTGGAGACCGACCCGGGTGTGCTGACGACCCGGATCATCGATCTGGTCGCGCCCATCGGCAAGGGCCAGCGCGGTCTGATCGTGGCCCCGCCGAAGACCGGTAAGACCATGATCATGCAGGCCATCGCCAACGCGATCACGGTCAACAACCCCGAGTGCCACCTGATGGTCGTCCTCGTCGACGAGCGTCCCGAAGAGGTCACCGACATGCAGCGGTCGGTGAAGGGCGAGGTCATCTCCTCGACCTTCGACCGGCCCGCCGAGGACCACACCACCGTCGCCGAGCTGGCCATCGAGCGCGCCAAGCGCCTCGTCGAGCTGGGCCACGACGTGGTCGTGCTGCTCGACTCGATCACCCGGCTCGGCCGTGCGTACAACCTGGCGGCCCCGGCCTCCGGGCGCATCCTCTCCGGTGGTGTCGACTCGACCGCCCTCTACCCGCCGAAGCGCTTCTTCGGTGCCGCGCGGAACATCGAGGACGGCGGCTCGCTGACCATCCTCGCCACCGCGCTGGTGGAGACCGGCTCGCGCATGGACGAGGTGATCTTCGAGGAGTTCAAGGGCACCGGCAACATGGAGCTCAAGCTCGACCGGAAGCTCGCCGACAAGCGCATCTTCCCCGCTGTGGACGTCGACCCGTCCGGTACACGTAAGGAAGAGATCCTCCTCAACGCGGAGGAGCTCGCCATCGTCTGGAAGCTGCGCCGGGTGCTCCACGCGCTCGACTCGCAGCAGGCGATCGAGCTGCTGCTGGACAAGATGAAGAAGACCAAGTCGAACGCCGAGTTCCTGATGCAGATCGCCAAGACGACCCCGTCGTCCGGCAACGGCAACGACTGA